In Ciconia boyciana chromosome 16, ASM3463844v1, whole genome shotgun sequence, one genomic interval encodes:
- the SOCS3 gene encoding suppressor of cytokine signaling 3, whose translation MVTHSKFPAAGMSRPLDTSLRLKTFSSKSEYQLVVNTVRKLQESGFYWSTVTGGEANLLLSAEPAGTFLIRDSSDQRHFFTLSVKTESGTKNLRIQCEGGSFSLQSDPRSSQPVPRFDCVLKLVHHYMPPAPCAVPEQPGGALHPKRTYYIYSGGEKIPLVLSRPLSSSVSTLQHLCRKTVNGHLDSYEKMTQLPAPIKEFLDQYDAPL comes from the coding sequence ATGGTCACCCACAGCAAGTTCCCCGCCGCCGGGATGAGCCGCCCCCTCGACACCAGCCTGCGCCTCAAGACGTTCAGCTCCAAGAGCGAGTACCAGCTGGTGGTGAACACCGTGCGCAAGCTGCAGGAGAGCGGCTTCTACTGGAGCACAGTGACGGGCGGCGAGGCCAACCTGCTGCTGAGCGCCGAGCCAGCCGGCACCTTCCTCATCAGGGACAGTTCCGACCAGCGGCACTTCTTCACCCTCAGCGTCAAGACGGAGTCGGGCACCAAGAACCTGCGCATCCAGTGCGAGGGCGGCAGCTTCTCCCTGCAGAGCGACCCTCGCAGCAGCCAGCCCGTGCCCCGCTTCGACTGCGTGCTCAAGCTGGTACATCACTACATGCCGCCCGCGCCCTGCGCTGTCCCCGAGCAGCCGGGGGGGGCCCTGCACCCCAAGCGCACCTACTACATCTACTCGGGTGGCGAGAAGATCCCCCTGGTGCTGAGCCGCCCGCTCTCCTCCAGCGTCTCCAccctgcagcacctctgccGCAAGACCGTCAATGGGCACCTGGACTCCTACGAGAAGATGACTCAGCTGCCAGCTCCCATCAAGGAGTTCCTGGACCAGTACGATGCCCCCCTCTAA
- the PGS1 gene encoding CDP-diacylglycerol--glycerol-3-phosphate 3-phosphatidyltransferase, mitochondrial codes for MAAAGSGRRAGLMAAAAGGAALWRRLSAWLPRGRLGLAALLGRLSDRLSRGRDRRARRSSWLLLAPLLTPPVPVITAPPSSLCPEGAHRFQWIRNLVPEFGISSSHVKVLSSPAEFYELLKVQIKTAKQRVVMASLYLGTGLLEQDLVDCLEETLEKSLQAKGSPNLRVSILLDYTRGSRGRKNSRTMLIPLLQRFPEQVRVSLFHTPNLRGLLRLLIPARFNETIGLQHIKVYLFDDNVILSGANLSDLYFTNRQDRYVLLQDSPEIADFFTELVDAIGDVSLQLQRDDTVQMMEGMVHPYQGDKMAYCELANQRVMEVINSARTRQQLLQAKTLHSSQQGSSLLSQQSSQASGGLKPKPDTWIYPLIQMKPFGIQIDEMVTETLLTEAERDARIYLTTGYFNLTQAYMDLILGTRAEYRILLASPEVNGFFGAKGVAGAIPAAYVYIEHQFYSEVCYLHQQERVQLQEYSRAGWTFHAKGLWLYLAGSDLPCLTLIGSPNFGYRSVHRDLEAQVVIVTENKALQQQLHQEQEQLYLCSGVVSSATFEQPNRYVKLWVKLVTPLIKNFF; via the exons ATGGCAGCGGCCGGAAGCGGAAGGCGCGCGGGGCtgatggcggcggcggcggggggcgcggcgCTGTGGCGGCGGCTGTCGGCCTGGCTGCCGCGGGGCCGCCTGGGCCTGGCCGCGCTGCTCGGCCGCCTCTCCGACCGCCTGTCCCGCGGCCGCGACCGCCGCGCCCGCAG aTCATCATGGCTTCTTCTAGCCCCGTTGCTCACCCCTCCTGTTCCTGTGATCACAGCCCCGCCTTCCTCCCTTTGTCCAGAAGGAGCACACAGGTTCCAGTGGATCAGGAATCTGGTTCCAGAGTTTGGGATCTCCAGCTCGCATGTCAAGGTGCTTTCATCCCCAGCTGAATTCTATGAACTCTTGAAG GTGCAGATAAAAACAGCCAAGCAGCGAGTGGTGATGGCTTCACTATACCTGGGAACGGGGCTCCTTGAACAGGACCTG GTGGATTGCTTAGAAGAAACACTGGAGAAATCACTGCAAGCAAAAGGATCGCCTAACCTCAGAGTTTCCATTCTTCTTGACTACACCAGGGGATCTCGGG GTAGGAAGAATTCTCGAACAATGCTAATTCCATTGCTGCAGCGATTTCCTGAGCAAGTCCGTGTGTCCCTCTTCCACACCCCAAACCTGCGTGGACTTCTCAGGCTCCTGATTCCAGCACGTTTTAATGAGACCATTGGACTGCAGCACATCAAGGTCTATCTCTTTGATGATAATGTGATCCTGAGCGG TGCAAACCTGAGTGATTTGTACTTCACCAATCGTCAGGACCGCTATGTTCTCCTGCAGGACTCTCCTGAGATTGCAGACTTCTTCACGGAGCTAGTGGATGCGATTGGAGATGTGTCTCTGCAATTACAGCGAGACGATACAGTCCAGATGATGGAGGGGATGGTACACCCATACCAAG GAGACAAGATGGCTTACTGTGAGCTGGCAAATCAAAGAGTCATGGAGGTGATCAACTCTGCCAGGACACGACAACAACTCCTTCAAGCAAAGACTTTGCACAGCAGCCAGCAAGGCAGCTCCTTGTTATCCCAGCAAAGCTCTCAAGCATCTGGGGGTCTGAAACCAAAACCCGACACCTGGATCTATCCCTTAATCCAAATGAAACCTTTTGGGATTCAAATAGATGAGATGGTCACAGAGACGCTGCTGACAGAGGCTGAACGGGATGCCAGGATATACCTTACCACTGGCTACTTCAACCTGACACAAGCTTACATGGACCTCATTCTGGGCACTAGGGCTGAGTATCGGATTCTTCTGGCCTCACCGGAGGTGAATGGTTTTTTTGGTGCCAAAGGGGTGGCAGGTGCCATCCCGGCTGCCTATGTTTACATTGAGCACCAATTTTACAGTGAGGTCTGCTACCTTCACCAACAGGAGAGGGTCCAGCTGCAGGAGTACTCTAGGGCTGGGTGGACTTTCCATGCCAAAG GCCTCTGGCTGTACCTGGCAGGAAGCGACCTTCCCTGCCTAACTCTGATTGGCTCTCCTAATTTTGGATATCGATCAGTTCATCGTGACTTGGAAGCTCAGGTTGTGAtagtgacagaaaataaagctttgcagCAGCAACTCCATCAG gaacaggagcagcttTACCTCTGCTCAGGTGTAGTCTCATCAGCAACATTTGAGCAGCCAAATCGTTACGTGAAACTGTGGGTGAAGCTGGTAACACCTCTGATCAAGaacttcttttga